Proteins encoded by one window of Lactobacillus paragasseri:
- a CDS encoding DNA alkylation repair protein produces MKEISKYQRLRKKLIENSDPELARQMESYMRNKFKFYGLKTPERRKSYHDLIKLEKANKKIDWKFLDQAWADEHREAQYFVCDYLIALEKYLKFEDIDHIFNYVKSKQWWDTIDSLIKPIGNIGLRDDRVTDLMLAWSKDDDFWVRRVAIEHQLLRKDKMNVKLLNAILENNLGSSEFFINKAIGWALRDYSKTNPDWVKNFISKHHNELAILSIKEGSKYLS; encoded by the coding sequence GTGAAAGAAATAAGTAAGTATCAACGATTAAGAAAGAAATTAATCGAGAATAGTGATCCAGAACTAGCTAGACAAATGGAAAGCTATATGAGAAATAAGTTTAAATTTTATGGTTTGAAGACCCCAGAACGTCGGAAAAGCTATCATGATCTTATTAAGTTAGAAAAAGCGAATAAAAAAATTGATTGGAAATTTTTAGATCAAGCTTGGGCAGATGAACACCGTGAGGCTCAATACTTTGTTTGTGATTATTTAATTGCACTAGAAAAATATCTCAAATTTGAAGATATTGACCATATTTTTAATTATGTAAAGTCTAAACAATGGTGGGATACAATTGATAGTTTAATTAAGCCAATTGGAAATATTGGTTTAAGGGATGATCGAGTAACCGATTTAATGTTAGCTTGGTCAAAGGATGACGATTTTTGGGTCAGAAGAGTAGCAATTGAGCATCAGCTTTTGCGTAAAGATAAGATGAATGTTAAATTACTGAACGCAATTTTAGAAAATAATTTAGGCAGCTCCGAATTTTTTATTAATAAGGCAATTGGCTGGGCACTACGTGATTATTCAAAAACTAATCCAGACTGGGTAAAGAATTTTATTAGCAAGCATCATAATGAGCTGGCAATTCTTTCGATTAAAGAGGGAAGTAAGTATTTATCATGA
- a CDS encoding ABC transporter ATP-binding protein, with amino-acid sequence MAFIELRNCSKKYGTGATTVWANKDLSFDIEQGELVIILGSSGAGKSTLLNILGGMENVTEGEVIVNGNNIANYSAKELTKYRRNEIGFVFQFYNLIPNLTAKENVELANELVANPLDAEVALKEVGLEKRINNFPSQLSGGEQQRVAIARAIAKNPALLLCDEPTGALDYQTGKKVLKILQDRSLKKKSTVIIVTHNAALAPIADKVIRIQDGKIKQVENNAHPQDIEKIEW; translated from the coding sequence TTGGCTTTTATTGAATTAAGAAACTGTTCAAAGAAGTATGGCACGGGAGCAACTACCGTTTGGGCAAATAAAGATCTTAGCTTTGATATTGAGCAGGGTGAATTGGTAATTATTTTAGGATCATCTGGTGCCGGCAAGTCTACTTTATTGAATATTTTAGGCGGCATGGAGAATGTTACTGAGGGTGAAGTTATTGTTAATGGAAATAACATTGCGAATTACTCTGCTAAAGAATTAACCAAATATCGGAGGAACGAAATTGGTTTTGTTTTTCAGTTTTATAACTTGATACCTAACTTAACTGCTAAAGAAAATGTGGAACTGGCAAATGAGTTAGTGGCTAATCCGCTTGATGCAGAAGTTGCCTTAAAAGAAGTGGGACTTGAAAAAAGGATCAATAACTTTCCATCCCAGCTCTCTGGCGGAGAGCAGCAACGAGTTGCGATTGCGCGTGCCATTGCTAAGAACCCAGCTTTATTGTTATGTGATGAACCAACTGGAGCTTTAGACTATCAGACTGGTAAAAAAGTACTTAAGATTCTACAAGATCGTAGTTTAAAGAAAAAGTCAACAGTTATTATTGTGACGCATAATGCGGCTTTAGCTCCAATAGCTGACAAGGTCATTAGGATTCAAGATGGAAAAATAAAGCAAGTTGAAAATAACGCTCATCCCCAGGATATTGAAAAAATTGAATGGTAG
- a CDS encoding ABC transporter permease codes for MSKKVLWKDAVNSLTNSWGRFIGIMLLMAVSAFAFIGLKMAGPDMRYTAQRYYRNINLADLTVSSNYGLDNRDLQTLRNHAKNATLDLGYLQDTTVNNSKISLRVLSETKSVSTNQIVSGKLPNENKQIAISYLLKDKYRLGEWIKLDNHNNLKTNRFKIVGFIRPSEYTDKSNIGQTTVGTGQLSGIAVVKKSAFNSSNYSIARIRFDQTKNLDPYSSAYQRIIDDKKKKLTKALSKNGKTKKKELDKNLVLAQKQLNQARQQVELAEGNGLNVTEQKAQLERQESKLSKQKWQIKQLGNISYYVNNRKNDPGYDTYQSNSEKIELITDIFPVFLFAVAALVSFSTMTRFIDEERQNIGVLRALGYSKFDTSLKFIVYSLTAALTGVLIGAIGGYWLLPQIIFNSYTANLTLTNFQTLFSWKYLFLTILIAVLCTTGAALIQLFLVLRATTSELLLPKPPKNGSRIFLERIKPLWQRLGFNYKVTLRNIFRYKVKMIMTILGIAGCTGLLMMGFGIRDSLAGIGQKQYGELIKYDLIAVDKKDLSGNQSRKLEQKLDSKQVNKYLSVHFENLTKKIDGTNQDISIIVPKEDKNINNYINLRNRQSGQKINLNNHGVVISEKLANLLHLKPGDKLTLNTSNGKKVKLPVSRICEMYMGHYVLMNSNVYERYFDQKMNTNAQLIELKPDVQTDDFANSLMKTGAVNAINLNTSNKQIIDSLIQSMDKVMFLLIGLAALLAIVVIFTLTTTNLEERMREISTLKVLGFYNKEASLYIYRETIILSIFGILFGFLIGNWLHSFIIDNLAPMNAMFRPGILMSNYLLSAIIPLAITAIMAIFVNRKIKDVNMLEALKSLD; via the coding sequence ATGAGTAAAAAAGTTTTATGGAAAGATGCTGTAAATTCACTCACTAATTCTTGGGGACGCTTTATTGGGATTATGTTACTAATGGCAGTTAGTGCTTTTGCCTTTATTGGCTTAAAGATGGCCGGTCCTGATATGAGATATACCGCCCAAAGGTATTATCGAAATATAAATTTAGCAGATTTAACAGTCAGTTCAAATTATGGTCTTGATAACAGAGATCTTCAGACGCTTAGAAATCACGCTAAAAACGCAACATTAGATTTAGGATATTTGCAGGATACAACTGTTAATAATTCTAAGATCAGCCTGCGTGTTTTATCAGAAACTAAAAGTGTTTCCACTAATCAAATAGTTAGTGGAAAGTTGCCAAACGAGAATAAACAAATTGCGATTAGTTATTTACTTAAAGATAAATATCGTTTAGGGGAATGGATTAAGTTAGATAATCATAATAATTTGAAAACTAATCGTTTTAAGATTGTTGGTTTTATTCGACCAAGCGAATATACGGATAAAAGCAATATTGGTCAAACTACTGTTGGAACTGGTCAGCTTTCAGGAATTGCAGTAGTGAAAAAGAGTGCTTTTAATTCTTCAAACTATAGTATTGCTCGAATTCGCTTTGATCAGACAAAAAATTTAGACCCATATTCTAGTGCTTATCAAAGGATCATTGATGATAAAAAGAAAAAGCTCACTAAAGCCTTAAGTAAAAATGGTAAAACAAAGAAAAAAGAACTTGATAAGAATTTAGTATTAGCTCAAAAGCAGCTTAATCAGGCTAGGCAACAAGTCGAATTAGCTGAAGGCAATGGCTTAAACGTAACTGAGCAAAAAGCTCAATTGGAAAGACAGGAAAGTAAATTAAGTAAGCAAAAGTGGCAAATTAAGCAATTGGGTAATATTTCTTATTATGTTAATAATCGTAAAAATGATCCGGGCTATGATACTTACCAGTCAAATTCAGAAAAAATTGAATTAATTACTGACATTTTCCCAGTTTTTCTATTTGCAGTGGCAGCTTTAGTCAGTTTTTCAACTATGACACGCTTCATTGATGAAGAAAGACAAAATATTGGTGTTTTAAGAGCTTTAGGATATAGCAAGTTTGATACTAGTCTAAAATTCATTGTTTATAGCTTAACAGCTGCTTTAACAGGCGTCTTAATTGGTGCAATTGGAGGCTACTGGCTATTGCCGCAGATAATATTTAATTCTTATACTGCTAATCTGACACTGACGAATTTTCAGACTTTATTTTCATGGAAGTATCTATTTTTAACTATCTTAATTGCAGTTTTATGTACAACGGGTGCAGCTTTAATTCAACTATTCTTGGTTTTAAGAGCAACAACAAGCGAATTATTGTTACCCAAACCGCCGAAGAATGGTTCGCGAATTTTCTTAGAAAGAATCAAACCACTTTGGCAACGTTTAGGCTTTAACTATAAAGTTACGTTAAGGAATATTTTTCGTTATAAAGTAAAAATGATCATGACAATTCTGGGAATTGCGGGATGTACAGGCTTATTGATGATGGGGTTCGGTATCCGTGATTCTTTAGCTGGTATTGGTCAAAAGCAATATGGCGAGCTGATTAAATATGATCTAATTGCGGTCGATAAAAAGGATTTGTCTGGAAATCAGAGCAGAAAATTAGAACAAAAACTTGATTCAAAGCAAGTAAATAAGTATTTGTCAGTACATTTTGAAAATCTTACTAAAAAGATCGATGGAACAAATCAAGATATTTCAATAATTGTGCCAAAAGAAGATAAAAATATTAACAACTACATTAATCTAAGAAATAGACAGTCAGGTCAAAAAATTAACTTGAATAACCATGGCGTGGTTATTTCTGAAAAGTTGGCTAATCTCTTGCATTTAAAGCCTGGCGATAAGTTAACTTTAAATACTAGTAATGGTAAGAAAGTTAAACTGCCAGTTAGTCGGATTTGTGAAATGTATATGGGACATTATGTCTTGATGAATTCAAATGTCTATGAGAGATATTTTGATCAGAAAATGAATACTAATGCCCAGTTAATTGAATTAAAGCCAGACGTTCAAACTGATGATTTTGCTAATTCGTTGATGAAAACTGGTGCAGTTAATGCAATTAATTTAAATACTAGCAATAAGCAAATAATTGATAGTCTAATTCAAAGTATGGATAAAGTAATGTTTCTGTTAATTGGCTTAGCAGCACTTTTAGCAATTGTTGTAATTTTTACCTTAACTACGACAAATCTAGAAGAGCGAATGAGAGAAATTTCTACTTTGAAAGTTTTAGGTTTCTATAATAAAGAAGCTAGTCTATATATTTATCGTGAGACGATTATTCTTTCAATCTTTGGTATTCTATTTGGCTTTTTAATTGGAAATTGGCTTCATAGTTTTATTATTGACAATTTGGCTCCGATGAATGCCATGTTTAGACCTGGAATTTTGATGAGTAACTATCTTTTGTCAGCAATAATCCCGTTGGCGATTACAGCAATCATGGCCATTTTCGTGAACCGTAAGATTAAAGATGTTAATATGCTTGAAGCATTGAAGTCACTGGACTAA
- a CDS encoding DUF554 domain-containing protein: MPIGVIVNASSVLLGGIFGGFFGNKLSEDFKEKLNMIFGACSMGMGIFSIAPMKYMPAVIFAVILGTIVGLAIHLGKIFNQGALLMQRPITRMIPTENLSISRDEFMSLMVTATVLFCASGTGIYGSLDEGMSGDITILVSKSILDFFTAAIFAASLGYAVSIIAIPQFIIFFILFLLARFILPFTTPSMISDFKACGGFLMLATGFRMVKLKMFPIAEMIPAMILVMPLSWLWSDVILKLIH, from the coding sequence ATGCCAATCGGAGTTATTGTTAATGCTTCGTCAGTTTTATTGGGAGGAATTTTTGGTGGATTCTTTGGCAATAAACTTTCTGAAGATTTTAAAGAAAAATTGAACATGATTTTTGGTGCTTGTTCAATGGGAATGGGTATTTTTTCAATTGCGCCAATGAAGTATATGCCTGCTGTAATTTTTGCCGTCATTCTTGGGACAATTGTTGGTCTTGCAATTCATTTAGGAAAGATTTTTAACCAAGGTGCTCTTTTAATGCAGCGTCCAATTACTAGAATGATTCCAACAGAAAACTTATCTATTTCAAGAGACGAATTTATGAGCTTAATGGTTACTGCCACAGTTCTTTTCTGTGCAAGCGGAACTGGTATTTATGGTTCACTTGATGAGGGAATGTCTGGAGATATTACTATTCTTGTTTCAAAATCAATCTTAGATTTCTTTACCGCAGCAATCTTTGCAGCAAGTTTAGGCTATGCAGTTTCAATTATTGCTATTCCACAATTTATTATTTTCTTTATTTTGTTCTTGCTTGCTCGTTTTATCTTGCCATTTACTACACCATCAATGATTTCTGATTTTAAAGCTTGCGGTGGTTTTCTAATGTTAGCGACAGGCTTTAGAATGGTAAAGCTCAAGATGTTTCCAATAGCGGAAATGATCCCAGCCATGATTTTAGTCATGCCCTTATCTTGGCTTTGGTCAGATGTAATTTTAAAACTTATTCATTAA
- a CDS encoding LysR family transcriptional regulator — translation MEINKLRAFVDLAKTLNFSETAENLYTSQSTISKQIKSLEKELGQELFERNNKNVALSEYGKLILPNAEKIVLLSDWISKETSEFKDNNSGQIRLGIIPTFANYDIFKQTMVYQKLKPDISLALQEIETNQLINTLKQKQVDVAFIRTMAPEKLDFEKIIIAQESFTVCLNKEHPFANKNEIKLSDLKDETFIMLAKNSLLYEPVINLCRKAGFDPKISFVSDRMSSILQMVENKQGVAILMHPQTKKSEVSFVSIKPTLTSTLLFIRNKGNHSKIENDFWNYLKQFEMPNWNNCGNR, via the coding sequence ATGGAAATTAATAAATTACGAGCTTTTGTTGATTTAGCAAAAACGCTGAATTTTTCAGAAACAGCAGAAAATTTGTATACAAGTCAAAGTACAATTTCTAAACAAATTAAGAGTCTTGAAAAAGAGCTAGGGCAAGAATTATTTGAAAGAAACAATAAGAATGTTGCCTTGTCAGAATATGGCAAGCTTATTTTGCCTAATGCTGAGAAAATTGTTTTGCTTTCTGATTGGATCAGTAAAGAAACTAGTGAGTTTAAGGATAATAATAGCGGTCAGATAAGGTTAGGAATCATTCCAACTTTTGCAAACTACGATATTTTTAAGCAAACTATGGTTTATCAAAAGTTGAAGCCAGATATTAGTCTTGCTTTGCAAGAAATTGAAACTAATCAATTAATAAATACTTTGAAACAAAAGCAAGTCGATGTGGCTTTTATTAGGACAATGGCGCCTGAAAAACTTGATTTTGAAAAAATAATCATTGCGCAAGAATCGTTTACTGTTTGTTTAAATAAGGAGCATCCATTTGCAAATAAAAATGAAATAAAGCTTTCAGATCTTAAAGACGAAACTTTTATTATGCTAGCAAAGAATAGTTTGTTATATGAACCAGTAATTAATTTATGTCGAAAAGCTGGATTTGACCCGAAGATTTCTTTTGTAAGTGATCGAATGAGTTCGATTCTTCAAATGGTAGAGAATAAACAAGGCGTAGCGATTTTAATGCATCCCCAAACAAAAAAGTCGGAAGTTTCATTTGTTTCGATTAAACCTACTTTAACAAGTACTTTATTATTTATTCGCAACAAAGGAAATCATTCTAAAATTGAAAATGACTTTTGGAATTATTTAAAGCAGTTTGAAATGCCAAATTGGAATAATTGCGGTAATAGATAG
- a CDS encoding UbiD family decarboxylase, protein MTNLPKDPWDLRKVLREIKDNPEDYHETDIEIDPDAEISGVYRYVGAGGTVERPTKEGPAMMFNNLKGFPNTRVLIGLMASRKRDGRILHHDYKTLGRFLKDAVENPVHPIKVDKKDAPAQEVVHLASDPDFDIRKLVPAPTNTEYDAGPYITCGLVKGSNPDKTMTDVTIHRMVLEDKDTLGMYIMPGGRHIGHFQKEFEKLNKPMPITINIGLDPAVTIGATFEPPTTPLGYDELDVAGALRQEPVQLVDGVSVYESALARSEYVLEGYIMPNETIKEDINTDSGFAMPEFPGYNGPANPAVNVVKITAVTHRKNNPIMQSVIGPSEEHVSMAGIPTEASILELVDKAIPGKVVNVYNPPAGGGKLMTIMQIHKDNPADEGIQRQAAILAFGAFKELKTVWLVDEDVDIFDMNDVVWTMNTRFQADQDFVCIPGMRNHPLDPSERPQYDPKSIRVKGMSSKTIVDGTVPFDMKDQFIRAKFKEIPDWEKYLK, encoded by the coding sequence ATGACAAATTTACCAAAAGATCCTTGGGACTTAAGAAAAGTATTACGTGAAATTAAAGATAATCCAGAAGATTATCATGAAACAGACATTGAAATTGATCCAGATGCAGAAATTTCTGGTGTTTATCGCTACGTTGGTGCAGGTGGTACAGTTGAAAGACCAACAAAAGAAGGTCCTGCAATGATGTTCAATAATTTAAAGGGCTTTCCAAATACTCGGGTATTAATTGGTTTAATGGCTAGTCGCAAACGAGATGGTCGAATTTTGCACCATGACTACAAGACATTAGGCCGTTTCTTAAAAGACGCAGTTGAAAATCCAGTTCATCCAATTAAAGTTGATAAAAAAGATGCTCCTGCTCAAGAGGTTGTCCATTTAGCTAGTGATCCTGATTTTGATATTAGGAAACTAGTTCCAGCTCCAACTAATACCGAATACGATGCTGGTCCATACATTACTTGTGGTTTAGTTAAAGGTTCAAATCCTGACAAGACAATGACTGATGTTACAATTCATCGTATGGTGTTAGAAGATAAAGATACACTTGGAATGTATATTATGCCTGGTGGACGTCATATTGGACATTTTCAAAAAGAATTTGAAAAATTAAATAAACCCATGCCAATTACAATTAACATTGGCCTTGATCCAGCAGTCACAATTGGTGCAACTTTTGAACCTCCTACAACGCCATTGGGTTATGATGAGTTGGACGTTGCTGGAGCCTTAAGACAAGAACCAGTTCAATTAGTTGATGGTGTTTCAGTTTATGAATCAGCTTTAGCTAGAAGTGAATATGTTCTTGAAGGCTACATTATGCCGAATGAAACAATTAAGGAAGATATTAATACTGATTCTGGTTTTGCGATGCCAGAATTTCCAGGATATAATGGCCCAGCTAATCCTGCTGTAAATGTAGTAAAAATTACTGCAGTTACGCACCGAAAAAATAATCCAATTATGCAATCTGTTATTGGACCAAGTGAAGAGCATGTTTCAATGGCTGGTATTCCAACAGAAGCTTCAATTTTAGAATTGGTTGATAAAGCAATCCCAGGTAAAGTAGTTAATGTTTACAATCCTCCTGCAGGTGGTGGTAAGTTAATGACCATTATGCAAATTCATAAAGATAATCCGGCAGATGAGGGAATTCAAAGACAAGCTGCAATTTTGGCCTTTGGTGCATTTAAGGAATTGAAGACGGTTTGGTTAGTTGATGAAGACGTTGATATTTTTGATATGAATGATGTGGTTTGGACAATGAATACGCGCTTTCAAGCAGATCAAGACTTTGTCTGCATTCCAGGGATGCGTAACCATCCGCTTGATCCAAGCGAGCGCCCACAATATGATCCAAAATCAATTCGTGTTAAGGGAATGAGTTCAAAGACGATTGTTGATGGAACTGTCCCATTTGATATGAAGGATCAATTTATTCGTGCCAAGTTTAAAGAAATACCTGATTGGGAAAAGTATTTGAAATAG
- a CDS encoding UbiX family flavin prenyltransferase: MKKIIVGISGASGSIYGIDLLEKLSKATNVETHLVMSNWAKENIKLETDYSVAEVENLADFVYDNRNLGAAIASGSFRIDGMVIAPASMKTVAGISIGFDEDLIMRAASVMLKEQRKLILVPRETPLSAIHLENLTKLAKLGVHIIPPIPSFYDHPKTIQDIVDHQTMKVLDSLNIEADFAKRWDGE, translated from the coding sequence TTGAAAAAGATAATAGTTGGAATTTCTGGTGCTTCAGGTAGTATTTACGGGATTGATTTATTAGAAAAACTAAGTAAAGCGACTAACGTTGAAACTCATTTAGTGATGAGTAATTGGGCCAAGGAAAATATTAAGCTTGAAACTGATTATTCTGTAGCTGAAGTAGAGAATTTGGCAGATTTTGTGTATGATAATCGAAATTTAGGTGCTGCGATTGCTAGTGGATCTTTTAGAATTGACGGAATGGTCATTGCACCAGCTAGTATGAAAACTGTGGCTGGAATTAGCATTGGCTTTGACGAAGATTTAATTATGCGCGCTGCAAGTGTCATGCTTAAAGAACAACGTAAGTTGATTTTAGTTCCCAGAGAAACACCACTATCAGCAATTCATCTAGAAAATCTTACTAAGCTAGCTAAATTGGGTGTTCATATTATTCCACCTATTCCATCTTTTTATGATCATCCTAAAACTATTCAAGATATCGTTGATCATCAAACGATGAAAGTGTTGGATAGTTTAAATATTGAAGCAGATTTTGCTAAGCGCTGGGATGGTGAATAG